Proteins encoded within one genomic window of Clupea harengus chromosome 10, Ch_v2.0.2, whole genome shotgun sequence:
- the dr1 gene encoding protein Dr1 has product MASSSGNDDDLTIPRAAINKMIKETLPNVRVANDARELVVNCCTEFIHLISSEANEICNKSEKKTISPEHVINALESLGFGSYIAEVKDVLQECKTVALKRRKASSRLENLGIPEEELLRQQQELFAKARQQQAELAQQEWLQMQQAAQQAQLEAASASAAQQASSSQDEDEEDDM; this is encoded by the exons ATGGCCTCATCATCAGGGAACGACGACGACCTTACCATTCCGAGGGCAGCCATCAACAAAATGATAAAGGAAACTCTCCCTAACGTACGGGTAGCAAACGATGCCAGAGAGCTTGTAGTTAATTGTTGCACAGAATTTATTCATCTGATTTCCTCGGAGGCTAACGAAATATGCAACAAGTCCGAGAAGAAGACCATATCTCCCGAACACGTCATCAACG CACTTGAAAGCTTAGGCTTTGGGTCCTACATCGCTGAAGTCAAAGATGTTCTGCAGGAGTGTAAAACGGTAGCGCTTAAGAGGAGAAAGGCAAGCTCCCGCCTGGAGAATCTCGGCATTCCCGAAGAAGAGCTACTACGTCAACAACAGGAACTGTTTGCAAAA GCACGGCAGCAGCAGGCAGAACTGGCCCAGCAGGAGTGGTTGCAAATGCAGCAGGCGGCGCAGCAGGCTCAGCTGGAGGCTGCCTCAGCCAGCGCAGCCCAGCAGGCCAGCTCCTCCCAggatgaggacgaggaggatgacatgtga